DNA sequence from the Corynebacterium freneyi genome:
CGTCTCCGGCGGCGAGAACGTCTTCCCCCGCGAGACCGAGGACGCCCTGTCCGAGCTGCCCGGCGTGCGCGAATGCTGCGTCTACGGCGTGCCCGACGAGCGCTTCGGCCAGGCTCTGGTGGCCTGGGTCGTGCGCGACGACTCCCCCGAGGGTCGCGAGCTTGACGACGAGGCGATCCGCTCCCACGTCAAGCAGCGCCTCGCCCGCCACTCCGTGCCCCGCGAGACCGTGTTCATGGACGAGTTGCCGCGCAACGCGGTCGGCAAGGTCGTGCCGCGGATGCTGCCGAAGCCGTGGGAGGGTGACAACGCCGCTGATGCCGCCGCCGCGACCCCCGCCCCCGCCGCGGCCGCCGCCACCGCCGCCTCCGGTGACCAGCTCGTCGGCCAGGATCGTCTCCGCCCGGCCGGCTAGTCCCGCGCACCCCGAGGGGTGGTTTCCTCCGCACGATGAAACACCATGTCATCATGTGTTCACGCGGAGGAGACCACCCCTTTATCGTGGCGTGACCGAGCCGTCATCATCGCAGGTTAGCGTGCGTTTCATGACGATTTCACGCCGCGCGTTCCTTTCCGCTGCCACTCTCGCGGCGGGCAGCCTGGTGCTCGCCCGCCCCGCTTCCGCCCTTCCCGAAGGTCTCCCGCCGGGGTTGATGCCGGGGTCGCTCGACCCCGCCACGATCGAGGGCGGCATCCAGGCCGCCGACCTGGAGGTCGCGACGGTCACCGACACGTCCGTCGCCTTCACGTGGGCGACGTATGCGCCGGGCGTCCTCACCCCGTACGGGTTGGCGCAGCCGACGGTCAACGCCGGCGAGGAGGTCCTGATCGGCCCGGCCGACGGCGGCGCGATGACGGTGGTCCACGCCGATGACACGCCCCGCGGCTACCACCACGTGATCGTCGACGGCCTGGAGCCGGGCCGCGCGTACCGCTTCGAGTGCCGTTCGAACGGGGTCCGGGCCGTCCCGTCGCTGGCGACCACGCACCGCCCGTCGTCGCCCGAGATGACCGGCACGTTCACCACGTTGACCCCGCCGCCGGGCCGTTCGCTGGGCACGATCGCGATCACGAACGACACGCACATCGGCAAGCCGTACCACGACGGCATCAAGATCGAGGGCATCGGCCTGCGGGAGGCCGAGGGCGCCCGCCGCTTCCCGACGATGCAGCTGGAGGAGCTGCTGGCGGGCGTCGCCGGCACATCGGCGGCGGCGATCGTGGTCAACGGCGACTGCACGGACGGCAACTCCGCGGAGCAGGCGGCCGAGTTCAAGCGGATCATGGACGGTTTCGGCGCTCAGAACTCCCGCTGGTTCGCCACGCGCGGCAACCACGACAACTACGAGCCGGGGTCGACGAGCGCCCGCGGCGACATGGCGGAGGTCCCGGACCACTTCGGCACCGTGGGCCCGGCCCGCCAGCAACATTGGGCGGCCCACGTCGGAGAACTGCGCCTCATCGGCATCGACTCGTCGACGGTCCACGACGACGGCGGGTACATCTCCCCGGAGCAGCTGGATGCGGTGCATACGGAGTTGCTTGACGACGCCGACCGTCCGACCTTCGTCTTCGCGCACCATCCGATCACCCGCGATGCGGCGTACACCAACGCCGGCGGCCCGGGCTTCATCGTTCCGGAGGATCAGGCCCGTCGCCTGCAGGACTCGTTGGCGGGCACGCCGGGTGCCGCGGCGATGTTCGCGGGGCACACCCATCGCACGCGCCGCGGCCGCGCGGACGTCGGTCACGTGGACTTCTGCGAGCGCGGGGCCTGCCTCGGCTACCCCGGCGGTTACACGCTTCTCGACGTCCGCGAAGGCGGTTACATGGTCACGTTCCACCGCACGCCGGCGCGGGAGTCGCTCGATTGGTCGGCGCGGACGCGCTGGTCGCTGCTGGGCTTCGAGCCGGAGTACATGCTGGGCTCGGTGGACGACCGCAACTACTCGGTGCACCGCGGCTTCTGACCCGGGCCCGCTTTCCGACGGTTCCGATCCGACGAGTGTGCGCCCCGGGGCATGGGGCGCACACTCGTCGTTTCGTCAACCCGGTCGCCGTCGTAAAGCGAAAGGCCACGGCGGGCACGCGCATGGCGCCCTCCGTGGCCTATCGGGGTGTCGTCGTTACTTGAGTTCCTTGGAGCTCAGGCCCAGCACGCGGCGGGCGACGACGAGCTGCTGGATCTGCTGGGTGCCCTCGAAGATGTCCAGGATCTTCGAGTCGCGGGCCCACTTCTCCAGCAGGTTGCGCTCCGAGTAGCCGTACGTGCCGGCGAGCTGGACGGCGCGCAGGGTCACGTCGGTGCCCATGCGGCCGGCCTTCGCCTTCGACGCGGACGCCTCGAGGGTGTTCGGCTGCTTGTTGTCGGCCATCCACGCGGCGCGCAGGGCCAGCAGGTACGCGGCCTCCCAGTCGGACTCGAGCTTGATGTACTCGGCCACGGCGGCGTGCTGGGTGTGGGCGGGCTTGTCGTAGTCGATCTCCAGGCCGGCCTCCTCCAGGATGCGGCGCAGCTCCTCCAGCGCCGCACGGGCGACGCCGATGGCCATGCCCGCCACCAGCGGACGCGTGTTGTCGAAGGTGGCCATCGCGCCGGCGAAGGACTTCTTGACGTCGATCTCCGGGGAACCCAGCAGGTTCTCGGCCGGAACGCGGACGTTGTCCAGGCGCAGCACCGCGGTGTCGGAGGCGCGGATGCCCAGCTTCTCCTCCAGGCGCTCGACGGTGAAGCCCGGGGTGCCCTTCTTCACCAGGAAGGACTTGATGGCCGCGCGGCCCAGGGACTTGTCCAGGGTCGCCCACACCACGACGGAGTCGGCGCGCTCACCGGAGGTGACGAAGATCTTCTCGCCGTTGATGACGTATTCGTCGCCGTCCTTGCGGGCGGTCGTCGACACGGCCGACGAGTCGGAGCCGAACGACGGCTCGGTGATGGCCATCGCGGCCCAGGTCTTGCCGAAGCTCTCCAGCTGCTCGTCGGTGGCGACGGCGGCCAGCGCGGAGTTGCCCAGACCCTGGTACGGCAGCGACAGCGTCAGGCCGACGTCGCCCCAGCAGGTCTCGATGACGTTGAGCAGCGACGCCATGTTGCCGCCGTTCTTGACGCCGGTGCGCTGCTTCTTCTTCTCGTCGCCACGGCCGCCGGACGCGCCGGAGAAGGCGTTGCCGCCGTCGGCCATGCCGTCCATCATCGACGCCAGGGTGTCGAGCTCACGCGGGTACTCGTGCTCGGCGAGATCGTACTTACGGGAAATGGGACGGAAGATCTCCGCCGCGGCCTGATGCGCCTGAGCGGCGCCCGCCCGGAGGAACTTCGGCAGTTCGAGGTTGATCATTTCGGATCCTCTTTCAAATCTGAAGTGTCTGGCGGTTTACAGGACGACGATGCCTTCTGCGACGCCGACGGCGCGCAGATCGCGGTACCAGCGCTCGACCGGGTGCTCCTTGACGAAGCCGTGGCCGCCGAGCAGCTGGACGCCGTCGGAGCCGATCTTCATGCCCTTCTCGGTCGCGAAGTTCTTGGCCAGCGCGGCCTCGCGGTCGAAGCGGCGGCCCTGGTCGGCGCGGGAGGTGCCGCGCAGCAGGATCATGCGCAGGCCGTCGAGCTCGATCTTGATGTCGGCGACCATGAAGGCCACGGCCTGGCGGTGCGAGATCGGCTCGCCGAAGGCCTCGCGCTCGTTGACGTAGGGCACGACGTAGTCGAGGATCGCCTGGCTGGTGCCGGCGGCCAGCGCGGCCCAGCCGAGGCGGGAGCGGCGCAGAACGTCGCGGTACTCGATCTCGGCCTGCTCCGGGGAGATCTGCTCGCCGCCGAGGATGGCGTCGGCGGGGACGCGGACGTCCTTGAGCACGAGGCGGCCGAGCGCGGCGCCGCGAACGCCCATGGACGGGTCGGCCTCGACGTGCAGGCCCTCGGTGTCGGACTCGACGATGACCAGGGCGGGGC
Encoded proteins:
- a CDS encoding purple acid phosphatase family protein; protein product: MTISRRAFLSAATLAAGSLVLARPASALPEGLPPGLMPGSLDPATIEGGIQAADLEVATVTDTSVAFTWATYAPGVLTPYGLAQPTVNAGEEVLIGPADGGAMTVVHADDTPRGYHHVIVDGLEPGRAYRFECRSNGVRAVPSLATTHRPSSPEMTGTFTTLTPPPGRSLGTIAITNDTHIGKPYHDGIKIEGIGLREAEGARRFPTMQLEELLAGVAGTSAAAIVVNGDCTDGNSAEQAAEFKRIMDGFGAQNSRWFATRGNHDNYEPGSTSARGDMAEVPDHFGTVGPARQQHWAAHVGELRLIGIDSSTVHDDGGYISPEQLDAVHTELLDDADRPTFVFAHHPITRDAAYTNAGGPGFIVPEDQARRLQDSLAGTPGAAAMFAGHTHRTRRGRADVGHVDFCERGACLGYPGGYTLLDVREGGYMVTFHRTPARESLDWSARTRWSLLGFEPEYMLGSVDDRNYSVHRGF
- a CDS encoding acyl-CoA dehydrogenase family protein translates to MINLELPKFLRAGAAQAHQAAAEIFRPISRKYDLAEHEYPRELDTLASMMDGMADGGNAFSGASGGRGDEKKKQRTGVKNGGNMASLLNVIETCWGDVGLTLSLPYQGLGNSALAAVATDEQLESFGKTWAAMAITEPSFGSDSSAVSTTARKDGDEYVINGEKIFVTSGERADSVVVWATLDKSLGRAAIKSFLVKKGTPGFTVERLEEKLGIRASDTAVLRLDNVRVPAENLLGSPEIDVKKSFAGAMATFDNTRPLVAGMAIGVARAALEELRRILEEAGLEIDYDKPAHTQHAAVAEYIKLESDWEAAYLLALRAAWMADNKQPNTLEASASKAKAGRMGTDVTLRAVQLAGTYGYSERNLLEKWARDSKILDIFEGTQQIQQLVVARRVLGLSSKELK